From Streptomyces asiaticus, one genomic window encodes:
- a CDS encoding FAD/NAD(P)-binding protein, giving the protein MTTQRLDVCLIGAGPRGLSVLERLCANAAQAPTTSVTVHVVDPYPPGAGRVWRSDQSRHLLMNTVAGQVTLFTDETVEMAGPVLPGPSLYEWARFVSLTGGLDEVGYEAGYGEDVLAEARRLGPDSYPTRAFHGHYLEWVHRRVTGTAPASVRTVSHRSRAVGLEERTAGGAQTVVLEDGTRLAGLHAVVLAQGHLPQRRSPREAAHAAFAEARGLRYLPPASPAEVDLSGVRPGEAVGLLGLGLNFFDYLALLTEGRDGRFERRAGRLVYRPSGREPRLLAGSRRGVPFHSRGENQKGPHGRHHPLVLTPEVIRGLRRRARERGGLDFRSELWPLISKEVETVYYTVLLTSRGREAAAHRLRAAYPSAPRGSAAEDRLLTESGIPLRERWNWGRIARPCPADGLRSPAAFRSWLLGYLRADLEAARAGNVHGPLKAALDVLRDLRNEIRLVVDHGGLTARSHREDLDAWYTPLNAFVSIGPPARRIEEAVALIEAGVLTVLGPRTVARADAEEGAFVLESRAVPGSRRRATTLIDARLPGTDVRSSADPLLSGLLTSGQCGPYAVGGAGNGTGTGNGPGGLETGGLAVGPSPYHLLDGAGRPHPRRFAFGVPTESVHWATAAGVRPGVGSVILSDADAISRAVLALRDGSPTDPNGPTGPETIEVSVP; this is encoded by the coding sequence ATGACCACGCAACGTCTGGACGTCTGCCTCATCGGTGCCGGGCCCCGGGGGCTCTCGGTCCTGGAGCGGCTGTGCGCCAACGCCGCGCAGGCGCCCACCACCTCGGTCACCGTCCATGTGGTGGACCCGTATCCGCCGGGGGCGGGGCGGGTCTGGCGCTCCGACCAGTCCCGCCATCTGCTCATGAACACCGTCGCCGGACAGGTCACCCTGTTCACGGACGAGACCGTGGAGATGGCCGGGCCGGTGCTCCCCGGGCCCAGCCTGTACGAGTGGGCCCGGTTCGTGAGCCTCACCGGCGGTCTCGACGAGGTCGGGTACGAGGCCGGGTACGGCGAGGACGTCCTCGCCGAGGCGCGGCGCCTGGGCCCCGACTCGTACCCCACCCGCGCCTTCCACGGCCACTATCTGGAGTGGGTCCACCGCCGGGTGACCGGCACCGCTCCGGCGTCCGTCCGCACGGTGTCCCACCGCTCGCGGGCGGTCGGGCTCGAGGAGCGCACGGCGGGCGGGGCGCAGACCGTCGTCCTGGAGGACGGCACCCGGCTGGCGGGGCTGCACGCGGTGGTGCTGGCCCAGGGCCATCTGCCGCAGCGGCGCTCGCCGCGGGAGGCGGCCCACGCGGCCTTCGCCGAGGCGCGGGGCCTGCGCTACCTCCCGCCCGCCAGTCCGGCCGAGGTGGATCTGTCCGGCGTCCGGCCCGGGGAGGCGGTGGGCCTGCTGGGGCTGGGGCTGAACTTCTTCGACTATCTGGCGCTGCTCACCGAGGGCCGGGACGGCCGGTTCGAACGGCGGGCGGGACGTCTGGTCTACCGGCCCTCGGGCCGGGAGCCGCGGCTGCTGGCGGGCTCGCGCCGGGGCGTGCCGTTCCACTCCCGGGGCGAGAACCAGAAGGGCCCGCACGGCCGTCACCATCCGCTGGTGCTGACCCCGGAGGTGATCCGCGGTCTGCGGCGGCGGGCCCGTGAGCGGGGCGGTCTGGACTTCCGCTCCGAGCTGTGGCCGCTGATCTCCAAGGAGGTGGAGACGGTCTACTACACCGTGCTGCTCACCTCCCGGGGGCGGGAGGCGGCCGCGCACCGGCTGCGCGCCGCCTATCCGTCGGCTCCCCGGGGCAGCGCGGCGGAGGACCGGCTGCTGACCGAGAGCGGTATCCCGCTCCGGGAGCGCTGGAACTGGGGCCGGATCGCCCGGCCCTGCCCCGCCGACGGCCTCCGCTCGCCCGCCGCGTTCCGGTCCTGGCTGCTGGGGTATCTGCGGGCGGACCTGGAGGCGGCGCGCGCGGGCAATGTGCACGGCCCGCTGAAGGCGGCCCTGGACGTGCTGCGCGATCTGCGCAACGAGATACGGCTGGTGGTGGACCACGGCGGGCTGACGGCCCGTTCGCACCGCGAGGACCTGGACGCCTGGTACACCCCGCTGAACGCCTTCGTGTCGATCGGTCCCCCGGCCCGGCGGATCGAGGAGGCGGTCGCGCTCATCGAGGCGGGTGTGCTGACCGTGCTGGGCCCGCGCACCGTGGCGCGCGCCGACGCCGAGGAGGGTGCCTTCGTCCTGGAGTCCCGTGCCGTGCCCGGCTCGCGGCGGCGGGCGACCACGCTGATCGACGCCCGGCTGCCGGGCACCGATGTGCGCTCCAGCGCCGATCCGCTGCTGTCGGGGCTGCTGACGAGCGGTCAGTGCGGGCCGTATGCGGTCGGCGGCGCAGGCAACGGCACTGGCACCGGCAACGGGCCGGGCGGGCTCGAGACGGGCGGGCTCGCCGTGGGGCCCAGCCCCTACCACCTGCTGGATGGAGCGGGGCGGCCGCATCCA